A stretch of the Rosa rugosa chromosome 5, drRosRugo1.1, whole genome shotgun sequence genome encodes the following:
- the LOC133710620 gene encoding xylan glycosyltransferase MUCI21-like, with amino-acid sequence MNKKESITAILGVSLLVVLFVCHINLSANLRFNFELIHSLATTPKPDIFKRLAPRSNTSGRNPINSTRLPSSTSTKIRCTRSHKYYDFCFIDSPTVLDPTTSTLFVMDSTGPTLVEKIKPYPRKHENSTMSGIKELTLTSGPPGPKCQVQHNAPAIVFSAGGYTGNFFHDFNDGFIPLYIIVNSILYDQDPVLVISKARDWWLQRYSDLLQVFSEHPIINLDNDTATHCFRSATVGLISHGFLNINPKLLKTPKTLPHFHAILGKAFGQTAQRFYRQRHHNERPRIVLISRTVGVGRAILNQEEAMEVADRIGFEVIVYEPSSRTDLHVAYDLLSNSHAVVGVHGAALTHLLFMRPGTVFMQIVPLGTNWLAKVCYENPARAMGLEYIDYRITAEESSLVETYGKDDIVVKNPAAKIGPNWSMEIMKIYLKEQNVRLDLDRFSWFLKAAYDKAKKFMDKEG; translated from the exons ATGAACAAGAAAGAGTCAATAACAGCGATTTTAGGCGTGTCGCTCTTGGTGGTGTTGTTTGTTTGCCACATTAATCTCTCGGCAAATTTGAGGTTCAACTTCGAACTCATTCACTCACTTGCAACTACTCCAAAACCAG ATATCTTCAAACGCTTAGCACCGAGATCAAATACTAGCGGCCGGAACCCTATCAATTCGACACGTTTGCCATCTTCGACATCAACAAAGATTAGATGCACCCGTTCTCACAAATACTACGATTTCTGTTTCATCGACAGCCCAACAGTTCTGGACCCCACAACCTCCACGTTATTTGTAATGGACTCGACAGGCCCAACCTTGGTGGAAAAAATCAAGCCCTACCCACGAAAACATGAGAATTCGACAATGTCGGGAATCAAAGAGCTCACCCTCACATCAGGCCCACCAGGCCCAAAATGCCAGGTCCAACACAATGCCCCGGCAATTGTATTCAGTGCGGGCGGGTACACCGGAAACTTCTTCCATGATTTCAATGATGGGTTCATCCCCCTCTACATCATAGTCAATTCGATTCTCTACGATCAAGATCCCGTGCTCGTGATTTCCAAAGCACGTGATTGGTGGCTTCAGAGGTACTCAGATTTGCTACAGGTTTTTAGCGAGCACCCAATTATAAACCTTGATAATGATACTGCCACCCATTGTTTTCGTTCTGCCACCGTGGGTCTAATTTCTCATGGATTTTTGAACATAAACCCCAAATTGTTAAAGACCCCCAAGACACTGCCTCATTTCCATGCCATCCTAGGCAAAGCCTTTGGCCAAACTGCCCAACGCTTCTACCGTCAGCGCCACCACAATGAGCGGCCACGCATAGTGTTAATTAGTCGAACGGTAGGCGTCGGCCGAGCAATCTTGAATCAAGAGGAAGCGATGGAAGTGGCAGACAGAATAGGGTTCGAGGTGATTGTTTATGAGCCAAGTTCAAGGACCGATTTGCATGTAGCATATGACTTGCTTAGTAATAGCCATGCAGTGGTTGGTGTTCATGGTGCGGCCCTTACTCACTTGTTGTTCATGCGGCCGGGGACGGTGTTCATGCAAATTGTGCCGCTAGGGACTAATTGGTTGGCAAAAGTGTGCTATGAAAATCCAGCTAGGGCAATGGGGCTGGAGTACATTGACTATAGGATTACCGCGGAGGAGAGCAGCTTGGTAGAAACTTACGGAAAGGATGACATTGTGGTTAAGAATCCGGCAGCTAAGATTGGTCCTAATTGGTCCATGGAGATTATGAAGATTTATCTCAAGGAACAGAATGTCAGGTTGGATTTGGATAGGTTTTCTTGGTTTTTGAAGGCCGCTTATGACAAGGCCAAGAAGTTTATGGACAAGGAAGGATAG